Within the Miscanthus floridulus cultivar M001 chromosome 17, ASM1932011v1, whole genome shotgun sequence genome, the region CTTGTCGGGTAGTTCGATCATATGTGGAACCCTTAGGATCTTGGTCCATCACTAAGGTGGTTTTGTGAAAATGCTAGGTCAACAAACCTGGCACCTCCACATACCCACCATCCATTTTTTGTTAGTGCCTAGATCTATGGTCCTAATGAACTGTGGGTGAAGTATCGGTCGAATTAGAATTCATTTGGTTAGTTGGacgggcccatggatccatgtgaTATACACTTAGCTTCATTCTATCCCTTGATGTGAACCATCATTCAACCGACATGTAGGATGACTCCTAAGTGTGTCTCTTCTACATGTGGATGAAGTAGACTCTTGTTGGGCCTATATATGGTTGGTTCGCCCGACCTTGGGCTGGGTTGTCCGAAGTCCAATTCTAGCTTCTGGGACGACACTGCTTTCCTTGGGCTTCTTGTTGAGTAGAGAGGCTCTAGACCAAGTTTGAGGGCCATTGGGATTATCCCTAGGTCACTCGACCCATAGTTGGGTCGCTCGACCCTCTTAGTGCCCATTTCTAGCCTGACCCGTGTTGCCATCTTCTAAAAGGCGTAACTTTCTTGTCGGGACTCCGAATTGGGTGATCCAAAACTTGATTTCATGTATCTCGACGAGCTCTTCAACATGGTATTGTCAAATTGGGAATTTGATCATGTGTATTTCCATGTCCCATGCACCCTTCTTTctatatagatagatatagatatagatatagatatagatatagatatagatatagatatagatatagatatagatatagatatagatatagatatagatatatagatatggagatagagggagagggagagagaaagaggctTGTACCTAAAGTCAAAAGTTGACTTCCAGTCTCAAGCTTCTAGTATATTTGGACATTAGATAGAAACAAAACTAATAAATGTCAATCACAAGGAAAGATATGCATTTGATTAGACAAAAAGTAATTTGATTAAAAATTGTAGACACAACGCTTTATAACCACTAAAGATGGGGTCAACTGATAGTAGCAAATTGAGACATTAGTGTCCTTCAATCCTATGTGCTCGAGAATAGTGGTATGGCCTTTGAACATCCTAGGTGTTGCATTCGTTTTATTAAACGTGAGAGAAAAAGTGTGATGTGCATACATTATCtggtagatatagatatagatatagatatagatatagatatagatatagatatagatatagatatagatatagatatagatatagatatagatatagagatGAAGATAGAGGGAGAggcagagggagagagaaagaggctTGTACCTAAAGTCAAAAGTTGACTTCCAGTCTCAAGGTTCTAGTATATTTGGACATCAGATAGAAGTAAAACTAATAAATGTTAATCACAAGGAAAGATATGCATATATGATTTGATCAATTCACATTCATTTATTTATTAGAAACACATTAATAAGGCATTTGGTTAGAGATAAAGTAATGTGATTAAAAATTGGAGACACAACGCTTCATAACCACTAAAGATAGAGTCAACTGATAGTAGCAAATTGAGACATTAGTGTCCTTCCAACCTGTGTGCTCGAGAATCGTGGTATGGCCTATGCACATCCTAGGTGTTGCATTCGTTTTATCAAACATGAGAGAAAAATGTGTGATGCGAAAACGTTGTCTGCTTATGAACAAGCGTTACTCTTTGAAGCATGGCCTCGAGATCAAGTtggttttttcaaaaaaaataagcaGCTAATCAGCCAGCCTAAATTGCACACCCAATATTGATTTGCGTCGAAAGACCTTTTATTGACAAATCATATTTCTTTAGTGAAACTAGTCATTATGTTACTATGAGTTAGTTTTACATGTCATGTGTCCTTGGTCATTGATCTGAGCAATTGAAGTATGTCAACTACAAAATTAGTGTATCACTGAAAAATTAATACAGATGCTAAATATCTATAGCATTACTATTAAAAAATCTTGTTTGACTATATATAAAACTATTGTACAATAAATAGAAACCAATACTAAAAGATTCACCATAAGGCCTATAAAtacttggccttgtgcttgccatTTTCTCCATCCAAGCATCGTGTTTCATACGCTAACTTGTTGTTTAGTACTCAACCCTCACTACCCATGGATCCCAACTTCAATGGTGTGTGGAGCGCTTCTGAAATAGATATGGCGAGGTCATTCCTTGCTAGTCACAACACCAACAACACCTACACAAATGACACAAACAAGAAGCACAATGACATTGTTGATGAGCTCCAAGCAAGGTTACCAAGCAAAGAGAAGCATCAGGTAGTTCAATTATATGTTCATCTAGTagttgagatgaatacaatgcaGAGCAACAACCAACAAGTTGTGGTGAGCAATGCTCTTGTGAATGATAACTTTGGGATGTCAATGGAGGATACAAACATGGACAACATGGACATGTTTCATGATTATATACTGGAtgatgtggaggccatgaagatggTAGAGGAACCACTGCACAGGCTGAATGTTGTTCCTAAGAAAAAGAGGCAAAACCCAGTGATAGCTTGGAGTCATGACGAGCACAAGTAATTCATTTCTGCTCTGTTTTCTTTAATGTTGTTACATATTTAATGTTATTTTTTTGTACAAGTAATACGCTAGTGGTGtatagtatttcataccatgagGCATTGAGATTTTGTTTTCACCAATATTGAGTGTACGAACAAGACTGACTTGTTAATTCTAAACCATATATATGCAGGAATTTCCTCCGTGGCCTAGAAGTGTATGGTCGTGGTAGCTGGAAGAATATATCTAGGTACTTTGTCCCCACAAGGACGCCAATCCAGATCTGCAGCCATGCGCAGAAGTATTTCCATAGGAAGGAGTGCACCACTAGGAAACAACGTTTCACCATCAATGATGTTAGCCTCTATGACACAGAGCCATGGGTGCAAAAGAACTCTTCTAGTTTGGAGGCTCTCGCCTTCGGCCACAGTGCTTACAACACAAATTATTATGACTTTGAGGGACAACACACTGTCTTGAACAAACTCGCGTATGCTAACGAGGCGAGCAGGACTAGAGGTCAGCACATAATAGGCAGTTCATCCATAGATCCAACGATGGTGCAGAGTAACTCTCTTGGATGGGAGGCGCTCGCCTTCCCTAGCGGTGCTAACAACACAAACTACTTTGAGTTTGATGGACAACATGATGCCATGAACAACCTCGCATGTGCTGACCAGGCGAGCAATAACCAAGTAGCCACTTGGACTAGAGGTCAACAGACAACAACTAGTCCTTCTGTAGCTCCAATGACGGTGCAGAATACTTCACCTAGCTGGGAGGTGCTTTCCTTCATTGGCAGTTCTTACAACACAAACTACTATGACTTTGATGGACATGTTGCCTCGAACAACATCACCAGGGGGCAACCATGGTGAGCAACAACCAAGTAGTTATCTAGACAAGAGATCAGTGGAGAGGGCTGGGAGCCAGTAAACAACTTGTATTGTCCATCAGTACGGGAGTCTTCCTTCATAATCAGTGGATGAAAATGGACTATATGTTTGCTAGTTATCTATGATTTAGTATCAAAAGGTGGATGTAAAACTAGCTGGTTGAAGACAATATATGGTGTTAACTGCTAGTACTATTTCTCTGTATGGGCTACAAACAATTTCACTACTAGAACATTGCAATGAAATACTATCATGTGTTCTTGCCATATCTATGTGTTTGTTTGTATGTGTTAACTATATTTTGGATGCCCTCGTATTCTTTATTTTGTATATCAACTATATCTAAATGAGCAGAACTATAATAAGTTTGATTTCTTCGTTAGAGATAAGGTTTGTTGTATTTGTTCATAAAAGTTTGATCGCTTCATCAGAGATAAGGTTTCCAAAGAAATCTTCTATCTTCTATAACTAAGTAGGAGATTATAGCTTATTTTACTGTTTTCTTCTTAAGCCACGTCATCTTCTTTTGTTGTATCCAGGCGTCCAACCAAGGCACAGAAATTATTGTGCGTGCACCATCCCTTCCTCTACCACAACAAGTGCACCTAAAAGTAACGCATCCAGAAGAAAACGAACGGGCTGCTGCAGTCGATTTTAAGTAAGTCTGCTCTGCCTTGGCCATGCCCTCCTCGCCAGTGCCGCACGGCGTTGCTCAGCCTCCGCCAGGCTTCTCCCACCCACCCTGCACCGACGCCGACGCGGGTCCTTGCAGTCCAATCCTCGGACACCCCGAGATCGACGACCGCGATGCGGTGCACCCGCCCCCACAGGCCGTGCAGGGAGCCGACGGCTGCCTCCGGCGACCCAAGGTGGCACTGCAGGTAGCTTCCTCTCACCTGCTATCGGAGAGTCACGCGAGCAGCGAGCAGGTGTAGGATGGGCTGCAGCCGGGCGTTAACTACGAGGGCCGGCAGAGCTCGCTTAGGTACCTCTTCGGAGGCGACGAGGCCACCGCAAGAGCCCGCCAAGCCGGCGACGGCGGAGCAGAGGCCTACACGAAGGAGCTCCACTGCGGACGTAGACTAACCTGGTTGTGGACTTGTGGTCGGCCTCCCTGTGGCGAGTGTGGCTGGTGCCGACGATACATATTGCCATGTGGCCGGCCTTCCTGCCGCGGGCGCGGCCATGGCAGAGGCGCGGAGCACGTTCAGCTCTCACGCTGGTCGTCCCGCTCGCAAGTTACGCCGGCCGTCGCTGCCGTCTCGCGCTTCACTGAGCATTCGTCCGTGACCAAGAGAAGCCAAGCCAATAAGAGGAGTCTCGAGAGGACAAGGATGGCCATTGTATGCACGAGAGAGATCGGGCGAAGGAGTTTTTTTTTAGCCAGTGGGTCCCACAGATGTCTTCCTCTTTTGTCATGTATTTTGCATGCATATATTTAATATTTCGAGCTAAAATCACGAAGAAACAAAAGAACATTTCTCCACCCGTGATCATGTATAATGCTACAAAATCCCCATAGCAATGCGCGGGGTATTATCTAGTTAACAAAGATAAGAAATTATAATGATTTCCATTATGGAtgttatatatatgcatgttcTATTAGGATTGTGAACAAATTGAGTGCCACGTACGATTGAATCAAGATTTAGGAACTAGAAAGAAATAGACCTACATAAATGCTTGATAATCGAGCTTACATGAGGCACACGTTGTTATTCTAAGGGGCCTATAACCTAAACAAACCTCCATGTTTCCATATAGTTCATGAACATACATTTTTTTCCAATACAAAGTTTATATAATTAACTTTACAGATTTTTGGAAATGCGTAATACCACCTAATTTCTGTTCAACCTTCTACTTTCAATATTCTTCTATCTTATGGCATTGCAATGCGAGAACTAGAAGGGACTGTGTTAATTCCTTCCAAATGCACAAAAAACATTTGTAGGCAATAAGGGATTAGGTCCTGCATCCTTTCTAAGAGAAACAATCCCATTTATTTCCCTTCCTTGAATAGACATTGCCCAAAAGAACTAGCAACACAACAAGTGATGGTTGCCACATGTTGGCAATTTAAGTGCCAAGTTTAAGTCATTCTCTCCAGATGTGTTAGTTGCAAAAAGATTCTAGATGAACTAGCACTATGTATAGAAGTGATCAATTTTGTAATAGGCTTTATGTTCATTGAAGTTGTGTATTATTTTTTTCTATGAATCATAGTTATTAGGCCCGGATCAGACCGACTGTTCGACCAGTAAAAGACCGAACCAGAGACTAGCGGTTTGGTTTGCTTTAAAGAACGTGCGTGCAATCGAATAGTAAAAACCGGTTGAACTGGTCGGTTTTTACGAAACCGGTGAAAAGGGCCGGTTCCAAATGAACCGCCCGACTCGTGCCTACAACGCTGCAGTGTGGCGCACGTGCCCGTGGTGCTAGCGTGAGCATGTGCACCTGCCACTGTGGACCCCGCCGGGCATGCTGCTTCCACCGGTGTTAATCGTTTCGTGCATGGAATCATGGAGAGCTGAAGAGGATGCACGCGCCTTTGACTTTTCATTTCAAAATTGAACTTTACTAGAGCGTGCGCGTGCAGGAAATCTAATTTTCGACTGCACACTCCAATGTGAGAAGAAATTATTTTGGCCgccaaaaaaggaaaaaaacagaCCAGATATTTTATTCCCCGACTCCGACACCCTCGCCCCTCCGCCGGCCCACCGCCTCGCCGCGGGTCCCGTGAACTCTAGCGCCAGCGGCGGCAACcctcttcccctccccctccACTGCTGCCATCTTCTCTAGCTCCGGCGAGCCTCCCTCGCCCAGACCTGGCCCGACCGCCCCTGCCGTCGCCAGCTCTCCTAAGCTGCCCATCGACCATCCCCACCGCCTGGCCTACCTGCCTCCCCGGCCGGCCATTCTTTAGTCCATCGGAGTTGAGGGACAAGAAGGGAGAGCTCGCTGGAACCCTAGAAAGCAGATcctggaggagagagaggagagaaagagaaaaaaagtgagggggaggaggaggagaggcctACCTGCCGCTGGATCCGGCggatccaccgccgccaccgccggatTTGGCGGAtctgccgccaccgccgtcggATCTGGCGGATCCGCCACCGCCGTATCCGCCATGGACGTGCGCGTGGGAGGTGgtggggcgcgggcgcaggcaccGGGAGGCGATGGGGCGCAGGGCGTGGGGAGGAGGACTGCCGGGGAGGTGCTCGCCAGACACCGGTGAGGATGTCAccggagagagaaagagagagaaaggacGGACGGGTAGTGGGCGAGGGAGAGGTGTGCAGGCGGACGGGCGGGTCGTGGGCGAGGGAGAGGTGGAAGGCGTGCGGGCGCTAGCGATAAAGCGTGCACGCCCTTAATTAAGCATTTTCGTTCATAATTTTATATTTTTGGACTCGACTCTGAATTAGatttaatatatttatttgaTTATCTCAGCAAGCTTTTTGTAATGATGCACTTTATTTTAACACTTGAGATTATTTTACAACACAAAATATTTAATTTTTCACCAATTTCTAAGTGCTCCATATGTTATATTTTTCTTGTGCACTTTAAGCATGTCCTATAAAATAACTCTAGAGcatcaaaactcgtggaatttgttaaaTTAAGACTTATCTTGCTATGGTGCATTATGATTGTATTTTTTATCATCTTATTTGTATATTTGTTCATCTATATATTGCTAACTATTTTGTTGTATATTATTATATTTCACTGGTTTGAAATATTTGTGGACGATTCAATTCAACTAGCGGTTCAACCTAGTTCTTAACGGTTGGACGAGTAAACCAATGAACCGATGGCCTCACCGGTTTGATGTCCGATCCGGTCCTAGTAACTATGCTATGAATACCTTGTTTGTTGCTATTTGTTTAGTAGGACAGTTGCTTCTTATTGGGACTTAACCCTTTTTCACTCGGATCGCTACCTAGATTTTTAAGAACTTCACCTAAAAAATGATTTACTTGCTTCTTTCTTAATTTATAGGCTACCATCTAGCATCTTTCTCTATCTTCTACTCTAGGAAGAGATGATGATTCAAGAATCTAGTACCAAAATAATGGTTGTCAAGCGAGTGGCTTCATTTCCTCTGTTTGTTTGTGACTAGCGCGATTTACTTTTAAGAGCAGGTTATAAGTGGCTATTGATACCAATGGTGGCAAACGGGTAAACCGCAAACGCACGATTGCCATTGTAGCTTTCACTAAGAGTGTTCCAGATATCTATTTCCACGGGGAACGTGAAGTGCACTAACAAAGATTCATGTTTGTCCTATGATGACACAAGGGGTTAATGATAGTTGGGCAGAGAGGATATTTATTATGGTTATGATATATGGTAAGTAACATAGATATACAAGCGGTAACCTCACCCTTACTAGGGCAAAAGACGAAACAACAAGAGAACAAAACCCTTGCCCAAAGCAACTAACTTGTTATGGGAGCTCTACTATTTTAATAACTTGCCTTAAAACATGTGGTGGAATACAAAGACCAGATAAGGTTGTCGCCACCTACTAGCATCCATGAACAATCCATGCGATAAATAGCATACACAGGCCAGAtgtagcctagacaccatgtctacactataTCTCACTACTCTAACCCTGATCCACTAAGTTCTCTTAGCAAAGTTAGAGCACTCTAACAAAGCAAAATGGCATACTAATGAGAACAAGTTATATATCACTTACCAGAATCAGATATCAATTACCATAAAGAATCTTAGATGTTTACTTACAAAGAAGATCGCGTGTGTGGAATGTGTAGCTCCTCCTTTGTGGTCATGACTTGAGAGTGAGGggtagggggtatttatagcacTTTTAGTGTGGGCCCATGGATCCTTGTGCTCCAAACCTTCTTCATTGGATCAAACCGCTATCAAATCAACGGTGGAGATCAAACCAAGCTGTGTTTGTTTGTATGTTGACTTGAGGAGAAGCGATGAAAGTGAACTGTGAAAAAAGGGTGGTTGGACGACGCCCTTAGGGTCGGCCTGACCCCCACTTGCATGTAGGCCCTCCACACTTGGCGGGGaggcttccttcttccttctaGTGAGTGTACAAAGTGGTGGGGCCACTTGGATATCTCCACCCTCACAGCACACACGCACGCTTGCTGCTCGCCTACTTGGATAACATGCTTGCTTGCTCGCCCGCTTGCATGGAGTGGCGGAGCGAAGTGGCTGCCCGCGCTTGCCTACCTCGGGGATGATGGTCCAGTGCGATGGCATCCCGTCTCTGTGCACGTGTGGCAGCCTGCCATAGAGAAGGAAAGGGGATTGAATTGCAGCCCCCTCGCCGCTGTTTGAATCAATCAATCGAGAAAAGTTAGAAAAAGAGGTGTGCTGGAACTATATTTTTGCACTCTAAGGACACTCACAAAACCATTGATAGTTTCTACAGTCTTGGATATTATAGCAAGAAGCTATTCTTCCCAATGCAGCCATTTTATCTAGATCCAAATAAACATCCAGCCAATCATTCACCTTTCAGTACCTGGATCCTCTGCACCCGCTATGAACAAACCGTGCTCTAAAACCATGAACTCCGGCCTGTCCATGCTCGCCGCAGAGAGGTGCGAACCGCATCGCGGCGCCATCATGCTTGCCGTGGGAGGGAAAGAGAAGCGTAGGGGGAGGGAGACACGCGAGCTCAAAGCATCGACGAACATGACCTTGACGGGCTCGTAAGTCCCGACGCAGAGCACGGGGCCACCACGGACGGCCATGGCGTCGTCGAAGGGGCAGGCGGGGTCGGTGGTGTAGATGGTAGCGTTGGCCAGGACCATGTCGGTGAAGTGGTCCCAGGACCATATCTTGCTTTTGTTTGCTTcactacgtcaaaaagcatttctaggggcggttgtagaccatttgtaggggcggtttgcccagccgcccctacgcaagggtctctacaaatcatgcatttatagaggcggttcccaggccgcccctacaaatctatttgtaggggcggctctattaccagccgctcctacaaatcgatttgtaggggcggctgtagtaccaagccgcccctacaaacaggtatttgtaggggcagttcaatctagaaccgtcccctacagtacgttttcccgcaaaaaagaatcaaattttcaattcaaaatcgctttgccgaacatcccacaaccaacgttccgaaccgcgctcgcgttgccga harbors:
- the LOC136516391 gene encoding uncharacterized protein; translated protein: MDPNFNGVWSASEIDMARSFLASHNTNNTYTNDTNKKHNDIVDELQARLPSKEKHQVVQLYVHLVVEMNTMQSNNQQVVVSNALVNDNFGMSMEDTNMDNMDMFHDYILDDVEAMKMVEEPLHRLNVVPKKKRQNPVIAWSHDEHKNFLRGLEVYGRGSWKNISRYFVPTRTPIQICSHAQKYFHRKECTTRKQRFTINDVSLYDTEPWVQKNSSSLEALAFGHSAYNTNYYDFEGQHTVLNKLAYANEASRTRGQHIIGSSSIDPTMVQSNSLGWEALAFPSGANNTNYFEFDGQHDAMNNLACADQASNNQVATWTRGQQTTTSPSVAPMTVQNTSPSWEVLSFIGSSYNTNYYDFDGHVASNNITRGQPW